From the genome of Halorussus sp. MSC15.2, one region includes:
- the ric gene encoding iron-sulfur cluster repair di-iron protein, with amino-acid sequence MTTTTIDSERSLGVLVEENPEFARVFESFGIDFCCGGDASLETACAEAGLELSTVRDELATVKDSDGNQDWETMSDLVDTIVSEHHEYLREELPALEDLVRKVVSVHGENHPELQRVGEEFSDLAEAMQTHISEEEDEAFLLVEKLDRGDPLTESEVATLREEIDNFEDDHEETAARLEQIEALTDGYAVPDDACPSYRNMLARLEELERDTHMHVHRENNILFPRAEQELSTATRS; translated from the coding sequence ATGACTACGACAACAATTGATTCGGAACGGAGCCTCGGCGTTCTCGTCGAGGAGAACCCGGAATTCGCCCGCGTTTTCGAGTCCTTCGGCATCGATTTCTGCTGTGGGGGAGACGCCTCCCTCGAAACCGCGTGTGCAGAAGCGGGCCTCGAACTGTCCACGGTTCGTGACGAACTGGCGACAGTGAAGGATAGCGACGGTAACCAAGACTGGGAAACGATGTCGGACCTCGTCGACACCATCGTCTCCGAACACCACGAGTATCTCCGCGAGGAGCTTCCAGCACTGGAGGACCTCGTTCGGAAGGTCGTGAGCGTTCACGGGGAGAATCACCCGGAACTGCAGCGAGTCGGAGAGGAGTTCTCCGACCTTGCCGAGGCGATGCAGACGCACATCTCCGAGGAGGAAGACGAGGCGTTCTTGCTCGTCGAGAAACTCGACCGGGGCGACCCACTCACAGAGTCTGAAGTGGCGACGCTCCGGGAAGAGATAGATAACTTCGAGGACGACCACGAGGAGACTGCAGCACGTCTCGAGCAAATCGAGGCGTTGACCGACGGATACGCGGTCCCGGACGACGCCTGTCCGAGTTACCGCAACATGCTCGCCCGTCTCGAAGAACTCGAACGAGACACCCACATGCACGTCCATCGAGAGAACAACATATTGTTCCCCAGAGCCGAGCAGGAGCTATCGACCGCTACCCGGAGCTGA
- a CDS encoding sulfurtransferase TusA family protein: MTESEVPETGPDVEPDMTVDNRGRGCASGIARVQRALEDLEDGAILRIQSTDKRAKQEYRQLAAQTNHELLGIETNRSGLLRKEYTTYLEIHHG, translated from the coding sequence ATGACTGAGTCCGAAGTCCCCGAGACGGGTCCGGACGTCGAACCAGATATGACTGTCGACAATCGGGGACGCGGCTGTGCGAGCGGAATCGCTCGCGTCCAGCGCGCGCTGGAGGACCTCGAGGACGGTGCGATACTACGAATTCAAAGTACGGACAAGCGGGCGAAACAGGAGTACCGGCAGCTAGCCGCACAGACCAATCACGAACTTCTTGGAATCGAGACGAACCGGAGCGGTCTCCTCCGAAAGGAGTACACGACGTACCTCGAAATCCACCACGGGTGA
- a CDS encoding DUF2249 domain-containing protein, translating into MTGQTLDLRDVPPPERHPKVFDAFDELDSGEALTLVNDHDPKPLYYQMRTEVESFDADEYVVDKIGPDQFIATLRKE; encoded by the coding sequence ATGACCGGCCAGACACTCGACCTCCGCGACGTACCGCCGCCGGAGCGCCACCCGAAGGTCTTCGACGCGTTCGACGAACTCGATAGCGGTGAGGCCCTCACGCTCGTCAACGACCACGACCCGAAACCATTGTACTACCAGATGCGGACCGAAGTCGAGTCGTTCGACGCAGACGAATACGTCGTCGACAAAATCGGACCTGACCAGTTCATCGCTACACTGCGCAAAGAGTGA